The Microbacter sp. GSS18 genome has a segment encoding these proteins:
- a CDS encoding ROK family protein, whose amino-acid sequence MRVGLDVGGTKTDAVAVAPSGDIVARLRRPTGWGPDAVSRTIVEVVGALAAEPGMESERITSVGVGIPGQVEPGTTRVVHAVNLGVDELDLAAAVGPVLGVPVFVENDVKAAALGADAIHRAAGREVASMAYLNLGTGVAAGIVADGLLWRGSRGTAGEVGHVPVDLNGPVCRCGQRGCVEAYAGGGAIASRWRAARYPVLDVFDAADAGDPAARELRGGLARGVAAAIRVLVLTADVDAVVLGGGLTALGDRLLADIRAELDAAASASAFMRSLRLDERVELLPVGSPAAALGAAIVGATRDPEEVLAHG is encoded by the coding sequence ATGAGAGTGGGACTGGACGTCGGAGGCACCAAGACCGATGCGGTCGCGGTGGCGCCCTCCGGCGACATCGTGGCGCGGCTGCGCCGTCCGACCGGGTGGGGTCCGGACGCCGTGTCCCGCACGATCGTCGAGGTCGTGGGCGCCCTCGCCGCCGAGCCCGGCATGGAGTCCGAGCGCATCACGTCCGTGGGCGTCGGCATCCCCGGACAGGTCGAGCCGGGCACGACGCGCGTCGTGCACGCCGTGAACCTCGGCGTCGACGAACTCGACCTCGCCGCCGCCGTCGGCCCGGTGCTCGGTGTGCCGGTGTTCGTCGAGAACGACGTGAAGGCCGCCGCGCTCGGCGCCGATGCGATCCACCGCGCTGCGGGGCGCGAAGTCGCCTCGATGGCGTATCTGAACCTCGGCACGGGCGTCGCGGCGGGCATCGTCGCCGACGGCCTGCTGTGGCGCGGCTCGCGCGGCACGGCGGGCGAGGTCGGGCACGTCCCGGTCGACCTGAACGGCCCCGTGTGCCGCTGCGGTCAGCGCGGATGCGTCGAGGCGTACGCCGGCGGCGGAGCCATCGCGTCCCGGTGGCGCGCCGCGCGCTACCCCGTGCTCGACGTTTTCGACGCCGCCGATGCCGGCGACCCGGCCGCGCGCGAGCTGCGCGGCGGGCTCGCCCGCGGCGTGGCCGCCGCCATCCGCGTGCTCGTGCTGACCGCCGATGTCGATGCGGTCGTGCTCGGCGGCGGGCTCACGGCCCTCGGCGACCGGCTGCTCGCCGACATCCGCGCCGAGCTCGACGCCGCCGCATCGGCGTCGGCGTTCATGCGCTCCCTCCGCCTCGACGAGCGCGTCGAGCTGCTGCCCGTCGGGTCGCCCGCGGCCGCCCTGGGGGCGGCCATCGTGGGAGCGACCCGTGACCCCGAGGAGGTCCTCGCCCATGGCTGA
- a CDS encoding carbohydrate ABC transporter permease, producing the protein MSTQVSVPTQLSTVGVDDVLGEVGQAKTPKYRSIRARRPSAKRTVYRTLLNIAAAIVFGMSVFPVYWMVNMSLTPNSEIVSREPSFFPFQLTLDNYVTAWTREAAPGQTDFPHALMTSITVTAGVLVVTLLFAFLASIAVARFHFKGRRGFIISVLIVQMIPGEAMMFTIYGMIDDWRLMNTLLGLGIVYVASVIPFTIWTLRGFVAGVPADLEEAAMIDGCTKSQAFWKVTFPLLAPGLISTGIFAFIQSWNEFTMALLLMKGYNLPLMPWLNAFQSSSVGGSVDWGAVMAGSTLIAIPVVIFFLIVQGRMTGGLVAGAVKG; encoded by the coding sequence GTGAGCACCCAGGTCAGCGTCCCCACTCAGCTGTCGACCGTCGGCGTCGACGACGTCCTCGGCGAGGTCGGCCAGGCCAAGACGCCGAAGTACCGCTCGATCCGCGCGCGCCGCCCCTCGGCCAAGCGCACCGTGTACCGCACGCTGCTCAACATCGCCGCCGCGATCGTCTTCGGGATGAGCGTGTTCCCCGTCTACTGGATGGTGAACATGTCGCTGACCCCGAACAGCGAGATCGTCAGCCGCGAGCCGAGCTTCTTCCCGTTCCAGCTGACGCTCGACAACTACGTCACGGCGTGGACGCGCGAAGCCGCGCCCGGGCAGACGGACTTCCCGCACGCTCTCATGACGTCGATCACGGTGACGGCGGGCGTGCTCGTCGTGACCCTGCTGTTCGCGTTCCTCGCCTCGATCGCCGTCGCCCGCTTCCACTTCAAGGGACGCCGCGGCTTCATCATCTCGGTGCTGATCGTGCAGATGATCCCGGGCGAGGCGATGATGTTCACGATCTACGGCATGATCGACGACTGGCGCCTGATGAACACGCTGCTGGGCCTCGGCATCGTCTATGTCGCCTCGGTCATCCCCTTCACGATCTGGACCCTGCGCGGGTTCGTCGCCGGGGTCCCCGCCGACCTCGAGGAGGCGGCGATGATCGACGGCTGCACCAAGTCGCAGGCGTTCTGGAAGGTCACCTTCCCGCTGCTCGCGCCCGGTCTCATCTCGACCGGCATCTTCGCCTTCATCCAGTCGTGGAACGAGTTCACGATGGCCCTGCTGCTGATGAAGGGGTACAACCTGCCCCTCATGCCGTGGCTCAACGCCTTCCAGTCCTCCAGCGTCGGCGGCTCCGTCGACTGGGGGGCCGTGATGGCCGGCTCCACGCTCATCGCGATCCCCGTGGTGATCTTCTTCCTCATCGTCCAGGGACGCATGACCGGCGGCCTCGTCGCCGGGGCGGTCAAGGGCTGA
- a CDS encoding sugar ABC transporter permease, which yields MSETAALITPSDDSRSRHRAPLNPRDKSRRRREARGAWTLLGPSLIILGVMVGYPAVLMVIQSFTDYTVKNKVQGTLPAFIGLENYVDLFTQSDFPAVLMRSLGLMVVLTVLNLTFGILIAVLMTRLSKPWRILVSVGLLLAWAMPPLTATVVWGWIFDTQYGVVNWLMNTLTGTSDWTNHSWLLNPWSFFLVLTIIIVWQSVPFVAFTTYAGLGQVPGEVLEAASLDGATGWQRFRLIVFPYLRSILTVVLVLQIIWNLRIFTQVYALQSRGGLASETNVLGTYLFRQGVGEFGATAAIGVVMVILLLALSWGYVRTTLKEEEL from the coding sequence ATGAGCGAGACCGCAGCCCTCATCACCCCGTCCGATGACAGCCGTTCGCGCCATCGGGCGCCCCTGAACCCGCGCGACAAGTCGCGCCGGCGCCGTGAGGCTCGCGGCGCCTGGACCCTGCTGGGCCCGTCGCTGATCATCCTCGGCGTCATGGTCGGCTATCCGGCCGTCCTCATGGTCATTCAGTCGTTCACCGACTACACCGTCAAGAACAAGGTCCAGGGCACGCTCCCGGCCTTCATCGGACTCGAGAACTACGTCGACCTGTTCACGCAGTCCGACTTCCCGGCCGTCCTCATGCGCAGCCTCGGGCTCATGGTCGTGCTCACCGTGCTGAACCTGACGTTCGGCATCCTCATCGCCGTCCTCATGACGCGGCTGAGCAAGCCGTGGCGCATCCTCGTCTCGGTCGGCCTGCTGCTGGCCTGGGCGATGCCGCCCCTGACCGCCACCGTCGTGTGGGGCTGGATCTTCGACACCCAGTACGGCGTCGTGAACTGGCTCATGAACACCCTCACCGGCACGAGCGACTGGACGAACCACTCGTGGCTGCTGAACCCCTGGTCGTTCTTCCTCGTGCTGACGATCATCATCGTGTGGCAGTCGGTGCCGTTCGTGGCCTTCACCACGTACGCGGGTCTGGGCCAGGTCCCCGGCGAGGTCCTCGAGGCAGCCTCCCTGGACGGCGCGACCGGCTGGCAGCGGTTCCGCCTCATCGTCTTCCCGTACCTGCGCAGCATCCTCACCGTCGTGCTGGTGCTCCAGATCATCTGGAACCTGCGCATCTTCACGCAGGTCTACGCGCTGCAGAGCCGCGGCGGCCTCGCGTCCGAGACGAACGTGCTCGGGACGTACCTGTTCCGTCAGGGCGTCGGCGAGTTCGGCGCGACCGCCGCGATCGGCGTGGTCATGGTCATCCTGCTGCTCGCCCTGTCGTGGGGATACGTGCGCACCACCCTGAAGGAGGAGGAGCTGTGA
- a CDS encoding extracellular solute-binding protein has translation MNKKLGAFALVGASAVVLAGCAASPEAAPEPETGDLTVWLVGADTPQTARDYLVDTFEAENDGWTLTIEEKTWADVSDTYTAALSSNDSPDVVEVGNTQALGFADAGLFLDISDIQEDLGGDELLGGLVDAGTYEGSLYAAPYYAGGRVVFYSPMLVDEVPETLDEYVALGKELTTDSVSGIYAPGKDWYNALPYIWAHGGEIAVQDGDSWDAQFSSAESLAGLEQLQDVYLNATVAPADGNELMGNIAFCAGEAGFLSSPAWAAGNLTGAWPWADEAAGQNSEGCPDTYAKDLGAMALPGVDAGTTAPIFAGGSNIAVATKSDAPNKAKAALQIMLSEDYQALLAEQGLTPGIVSAASYLPDTPVAQAQAAALANSKGTPASPNWAEVEAAQIIPDALVKIAQGGDVAEIAAELDEQIEAILNS, from the coding sequence ATGAACAAGAAGCTCGGCGCCTTCGCGCTCGTGGGTGCTTCGGCCGTCGTCCTCGCGGGCTGCGCTGCCTCTCCCGAGGCCGCACCCGAGCCCGAGACCGGCGACCTGACGGTGTGGCTGGTCGGTGCTGACACGCCTCAGACCGCTCGCGACTACCTGGTCGACACCTTCGAGGCCGAGAACGACGGCTGGACCCTCACGATCGAGGAGAAGACCTGGGCGGACGTCTCCGACACCTACACCGCGGCGCTGTCGTCGAACGACTCGCCCGACGTGGTCGAGGTCGGCAACACCCAGGCGCTCGGCTTCGCCGACGCGGGGCTGTTCCTCGACATCTCGGACATCCAGGAGGACCTCGGCGGCGATGAGCTGCTCGGCGGGCTCGTCGACGCCGGCACCTACGAGGGCTCGCTGTACGCCGCCCCGTACTACGCCGGCGGCCGCGTCGTCTTCTACAGCCCGATGCTCGTGGACGAGGTCCCCGAGACCCTCGACGAGTACGTCGCCCTCGGCAAGGAGCTGACCACCGACAGCGTCTCGGGCATCTACGCCCCGGGCAAGGACTGGTACAACGCCCTTCCCTACATCTGGGCGCACGGCGGCGAGATCGCCGTCCAGGACGGCGACAGCTGGGACGCGCAGTTCTCCAGCGCCGAGAGCCTCGCGGGTCTCGAGCAGCTGCAGGACGTCTACCTCAACGCCACGGTGGCCCCCGCCGACGGCAACGAGCTCATGGGCAACATCGCGTTCTGCGCCGGTGAGGCGGGCTTCCTCTCGAGCCCGGCCTGGGCCGCGGGCAACCTGACCGGTGCATGGCCGTGGGCCGACGAGGCCGCCGGCCAGAACTCCGAGGGCTGCCCCGACACCTACGCCAAGGACCTCGGCGCCATGGCGCTGCCGGGTGTCGACGCCGGCACGACCGCCCCGATCTTCGCGGGCGGCTCGAACATCGCCGTCGCGACCAAGAGCGACGCGCCGAACAAGGCCAAGGCCGCGCTGCAGATCATGCTCAGCGAGGACTACCAGGCGCTCCTGGCGGAGCAGGGCCTGACCCCCGGCATCGTCTCGGCCGCCTCGTACCTGCCCGACACTCCCGTCGCGCAGGCGCAGGCCGCGGCTCTGGCGAACTCGAAGGGCACTCCGGCCAGCCCGAACTGGGCCGAGGTCGAGGCCGCCCAGATCATCCCCGACGCTCTCGTGAAGATCGCCCAGGGCGGCGACGTCGCCGAGATCGCCGCGGAGCTCGACGAGCAGATCGAGGCCATCCTCAACTCCTGA
- a CDS encoding ROK family transcriptional regulator, whose product MSASEVQRGSSTEVESPHPHRPSAPRSFGRVKAVRHGAKVLPEHARAHNRSLVLQTLFHEGAMSRADLSRETGLTRVTISDLVAELIADGFIAEKGVREASGPGKPAILVDLDRAGHRIVGLDLSGSDRFIGAVLTLDGDIVVRREVAVPASEDVVATAVALARDLVAESHAPVLGIGVGTPGVVDDRGVILTAPNFGWAGFDLESALEGALGLPVLVANDANAAVLAEYTFGGAGDDVILVKVGRGVGSGLLAAGQPLRGSRFAAGEIGHVTVGTDGGPVCVCGKVGCLEAWLSVPALEARLAAVADDAGRESILRDAGERLGIALAPVVGALDLSEVVLSGPEELLDGPLAEQAVTTLRARTLAQFHDGVRVRMTGQGQDIVLRGAAVMVLSGQLGVS is encoded by the coding sequence ATGTCTGCATCGGAAGTGCAGCGCGGCTCTTCCACCGAAGTCGAGTCGCCGCACCCTCACCGCCCCAGCGCACCGCGTTCGTTCGGTCGCGTGAAGGCCGTGCGCCACGGCGCCAAGGTCCTTCCCGAGCACGCCCGGGCTCACAACCGCTCGCTCGTGCTGCAGACGCTGTTCCACGAGGGCGCCATGAGCCGCGCGGACCTGTCGCGCGAGACCGGCCTGACCCGCGTGACGATCTCCGACCTCGTCGCCGAGCTCATCGCCGACGGCTTCATCGCCGAGAAGGGCGTGCGCGAGGCATCCGGTCCCGGCAAGCCCGCCATCCTGGTCGACCTCGACCGCGCGGGGCACCGCATCGTCGGTCTGGATCTGTCGGGCAGCGACCGCTTCATCGGCGCTGTGCTCACCCTCGACGGCGACATCGTCGTGCGTCGCGAGGTCGCCGTGCCGGCCTCCGAGGACGTCGTGGCCACCGCCGTCGCCCTCGCCCGCGACCTCGTCGCCGAGTCGCACGCGCCGGTCCTCGGGATCGGCGTCGGCACCCCCGGCGTCGTCGACGACCGCGGCGTCATCCTCACCGCCCCCAACTTCGGCTGGGCCGGGTTCGATCTCGAGAGCGCGCTCGAAGGCGCTCTCGGCCTGCCCGTCCTGGTCGCCAACGACGCCAACGCCGCGGTCCTGGCCGAGTACACCTTCGGCGGCGCCGGCGACGACGTCATCCTGGTCAAGGTCGGCCGCGGTGTCGGCTCGGGCCTGCTCGCCGCCGGTCAGCCGCTTCGCGGCAGCCGCTTCGCGGCCGGCGAGATCGGGCACGTCACCGTCGGCACCGACGGCGGCCCCGTGTGCGTGTGCGGCAAGGTCGGATGCCTCGAGGCCTGGCTCTCGGTGCCCGCGCTCGAAGCCCGCCTCGCCGCCGTCGCCGACGATGCCGGGCGCGAGAGCATCCTGCGCGACGCGGGGGAGCGCCTCGGCATCGCCCTGGCCCCCGTCGTCGGCGCACTGGACCTGTCGGAGGTCGTCCTGTCGGGTCCCGAGGAGCTGCTCGACGGCCCGCTCGCCGAGCAGGCGGTCACGACTCTCCGGGCGCGCACCCTCGCGCAGTTCCACGACGGCGTGCGCGTTCGGATGACGGGGCAGGGGCAGGACATCGTCCTGCGCGGTGCCGCCGTCATGGTCCTGTCAGGACAACTCGGGGTGTCGTAG
- a CDS encoding L,D-transpeptidase family protein has product MTDLATKPGAGDGAADDAQHTAETPAGGGPDAPTYAWAPAEPAPRRRRTALWVSIAAGVAALALVGSSLVLIAPGTTVAGVSIGGMTAGAAADAIDQRLAGTVVVLTGDGGDVELTGADLGASVDSRALAEEAFADHPMWNTTQWYSEPADAAVTLDPATADAALRAAVPDLYTDPVDATLVYDADAVRYVWTAAEDGTGIDTTAVQAALEGALADGSPRVELEPTAATLAPTVTSDAAEGTAATLNGILEKAGFYVGDSRAVEVSPATAASWLTVSQTADGAFEITADEAAIQEVVDSLPEKINRDPVDATVITDSGGDVLQTVTAGVDGRELGSTDGIAADYAAQLAAGEPAFALPVKVDEFATTAIERRIDVNLSTQTTTLFQNGEVYRSYKISSGLPATPTPTGNFRVFAHTAIQDLGALCYDPSRTDSYCTEDVPWLTWFAPDIAFHGTYWHNNFGNQMSHGCVNMPTPIAKFVYDWAPVGTEVSVHY; this is encoded by the coding sequence GTGACGGATCTGGCGACCAAGCCGGGAGCAGGTGACGGGGCGGCCGACGACGCGCAGCACACGGCGGAGACCCCCGCAGGGGGCGGTCCCGATGCTCCCACGTACGCCTGGGCGCCCGCTGAGCCGGCCCCCCGTCGTCGACGCACCGCGCTGTGGGTCTCGATCGCGGCGGGAGTGGCGGCGCTCGCGCTCGTGGGATCCTCGCTGGTCCTGATCGCGCCGGGCACGACCGTGGCCGGCGTCTCGATCGGCGGCATGACCGCCGGAGCGGCCGCCGACGCCATCGATCAGCGACTCGCCGGGACGGTCGTCGTGCTCACGGGCGACGGCGGCGATGTCGAGCTGACCGGCGCGGACCTCGGCGCGAGCGTCGATTCGCGCGCACTCGCCGAAGAGGCTTTCGCCGATCACCCGATGTGGAACACCACGCAGTGGTACTCCGAGCCTGCCGACGCCGCCGTCACGCTCGACCCGGCGACCGCCGATGCGGCGCTGCGCGCGGCGGTGCCGGACCTCTACACCGACCCCGTCGACGCGACGCTCGTCTACGACGCCGACGCGGTGAGGTACGTGTGGACGGCCGCCGAGGACGGCACCGGCATCGACACGACCGCCGTGCAGGCGGCGCTCGAGGGCGCGCTCGCCGACGGGAGTCCGCGCGTCGAGCTCGAGCCGACCGCCGCCACCCTCGCGCCGACCGTGACGAGCGACGCGGCCGAGGGCACGGCGGCGACCCTCAACGGCATCCTCGAGAAGGCCGGGTTCTACGTCGGCGACTCGCGCGCCGTCGAGGTCTCCCCCGCCACCGCCGCATCGTGGCTGACCGTCTCGCAGACGGCGGACGGCGCGTTCGAGATCACCGCCGACGAGGCCGCCATCCAGGAGGTCGTCGACAGCCTGCCCGAGAAGATCAACCGGGACCCCGTCGACGCGACGGTGATCACCGACTCGGGCGGCGACGTGCTGCAGACGGTCACCGCCGGCGTCGACGGCCGCGAGCTCGGCAGCACCGACGGCATCGCCGCGGACTACGCCGCGCAGCTGGCCGCGGGCGAGCCCGCGTTCGCTCTGCCGGTGAAGGTCGACGAGTTCGCCACCACGGCGATCGAACGCCGCATCGACGTCAACCTCTCGACGCAGACGACGACGCTGTTCCAGAACGGCGAGGTGTACCGCTCGTACAAGATCTCGTCGGGCCTGCCGGCCACGCCGACCCCGACCGGCAACTTCCGCGTCTTCGCCCACACCGCCATCCAGGACCTCGGCGCCCTCTGCTACGACCCGAGCCGCACCGACAGCTACTGCACCGAAGACGTGCCGTGGCTGACGTGGTTCGCCCCGGACATCGCCTTCCACGGCACCTACTGGCACAACAACTTCGGCAACCAGATGAGCCACGGCTGCGTCAACATGCCCACCCCGATCGCCAAGTTCGTCTACGACTGGGCGCCGGTCGGCACCGAGGTCTCCGTCCACTACTGA
- a CDS encoding NADP-dependent isocitrate dehydrogenase, which yields MTDSTIIYTYTDEAPALATASFLPIVQAVTGQAGVDIETRDISLAGRILAAFPQRLTDDQQVPDALAQLGGLATLPEANIIKLPNISASIPQLKAAIAELQAQGYDIPAYPDEPATVEEKDVRARYDRIKGSAVNPVLREGNSDRRAPLSVKNYARKHPHRNKAFADGSKTRVATMGHDDFKSNEKSWIAAHDDVLTIQHVAEDGTVTVLKDNLKVLPREIIDATFLSAEALDAFLAETLETAAADDVLYSVHLKATMMKVSDPIIFGHVVKTYFADVFAQYGDKLAAAGLTPNNGLGSILSGLSSVEGGDEIAAAITAKLADGPRLAYVNSDKGITNLHVPSDVIVDASMPALIRNGGKMWGVDGGEDETLAVIPDSSYAGVYQAVVDDVIANGPLDPATIGTVPNVGLMAQAAEEYGSHDKTFEIAAPGRVQIVDGEGDVLIEHTVGAGDIWRATQTKHIPVIDWVKLAVTRAKASGAPAVFWLDVNRAHDAQLIAKVHQALALLDTTGVQITILAPAEATRYTLARMRHGLDTISVTGNVLRDYLTDLFPILEVGTSAKMLSIVPLLAGGGLFETGAGGSAPKHVQQLVAEDYLRWDSLGEFFALAASLEHYATFTGNAKAQVLADTLDAATGTFLENDKSPGRALGTIDNRGSHFYLGLYWAQELAKQTADAELAAAFAPVAEALTANEEKIVAELNAVQGSSVDIGGYYRPDGKLVDAVMRPSATLNGIIDAIGV from the coding sequence GTGACCGATTCGACCATCATCTACACCTACACCGATGAGGCTCCCGCGCTCGCGACGGCCTCATTCCTCCCCATCGTCCAGGCTGTGACGGGTCAGGCGGGCGTCGACATCGAGACGCGCGACATCTCGCTCGCCGGCCGCATCCTCGCGGCCTTCCCGCAGCGGCTGACGGACGACCAGCAGGTGCCCGACGCGCTCGCGCAGCTCGGGGGCCTGGCGACCCTGCCCGAGGCCAACATCATCAAGCTGCCCAACATCTCGGCGTCGATCCCGCAGCTCAAGGCCGCGATCGCCGAGCTGCAGGCGCAGGGCTACGACATCCCCGCGTACCCGGACGAGCCGGCGACCGTCGAGGAGAAGGACGTCCGCGCCCGGTACGACCGCATCAAGGGCTCCGCCGTGAACCCGGTGCTGCGCGAGGGCAACAGCGACCGCCGCGCCCCGCTGTCGGTGAAGAACTACGCGCGCAAGCACCCCCACCGCAACAAGGCCTTCGCCGACGGTTCGAAGACGCGCGTGGCCACCATGGGGCACGACGACTTCAAGAGCAACGAGAAGTCGTGGATCGCCGCTCACGACGACGTGCTGACGATCCAGCACGTCGCCGAGGACGGCACCGTCACGGTCCTCAAGGACAACCTCAAGGTGCTGCCGCGAGAGATCATCGACGCGACGTTCCTGTCGGCCGAGGCGCTCGACGCCTTCCTCGCCGAGACGCTCGAGACGGCCGCGGCCGACGACGTGCTGTACTCGGTGCACCTCAAGGCGACGATGATGAAGGTCAGCGACCCCATCATCTTCGGACACGTCGTCAAGACCTACTTCGCCGACGTCTTCGCGCAGTACGGTGACAAGCTCGCCGCCGCGGGTCTGACGCCGAACAACGGCCTCGGCTCGATTCTGTCGGGCCTGTCGTCGGTCGAGGGCGGCGACGAGATCGCCGCGGCCATCACGGCGAAGCTCGCCGACGGACCGCGTCTGGCGTACGTCAACTCCGACAAGGGCATCACCAACCTGCACGTCCCCTCGGACGTCATCGTGGATGCGTCGATGCCGGCGCTCATCCGCAACGGCGGCAAGATGTGGGGCGTCGACGGCGGCGAGGACGAGACCCTCGCCGTGATCCCCGACTCGTCGTACGCCGGCGTCTACCAGGCCGTCGTCGACGACGTGATCGCCAACGGCCCGCTCGACCCCGCGACGATCGGCACCGTGCCGAACGTCGGCCTCATGGCCCAGGCGGCCGAGGAGTACGGCAGCCACGACAAGACGTTCGAGATCGCCGCGCCCGGCCGCGTCCAGATCGTCGACGGCGAAGGCGACGTGCTCATCGAGCACACCGTCGGCGCCGGGGACATCTGGCGTGCGACGCAGACCAAGCACATCCCCGTCATCGACTGGGTGAAGCTCGCCGTCACCCGCGCCAAGGCGTCCGGGGCGCCGGCGGTGTTCTGGCTCGACGTGAACCGCGCGCACGACGCTCAGCTGATCGCCAAGGTCCACCAGGCCCTCGCGCTGCTGGACACCACCGGGGTCCAGATCACGATCCTCGCCCCGGCCGAGGCCACGCGCTACACGCTGGCGCGCATGCGCCACGGGCTGGACACGATCTCGGTGACCGGCAACGTGCTGCGCGACTACCTGACCGACCTGTTCCCGATCCTCGAGGTCGGCACGAGCGCCAAGATGCTCTCGATCGTGCCGCTGCTGGCCGGCGGCGGCCTGTTCGAGACCGGCGCCGGCGGCTCGGCGCCCAAGCACGTGCAGCAGCTCGTCGCCGAGGACTACCTGCGCTGGGACTCGCTGGGCGAGTTCTTCGCGCTCGCCGCCTCGCTCGAGCACTACGCGACCTTCACCGGCAACGCCAAGGCCCAGGTCCTGGCCGACACGCTCGACGCCGCGACGGGCACGTTCCTCGAGAACGACAAGTCGCCCGGTCGCGCCCTCGGCACGATCGACAACCGGGGCAGCCACTTCTACCTCGGGCTCTACTGGGCGCAGGAGCTGGCGAAGCAGACGGCGGATGCCGAGCTCGCGGCTGCGTTCGCCCCCGTCGCCGAGGCGCTCACGGCCAACGAGGAGAAGATCGTCGCCGAGCTGAACGCGGTGCAGGGCTCGTCGGTCGACATCGGCGGCTACTACCGTCCGGACGGCAAGCTCGTCGACGCGGTCATGCGCCCGTCGGCCACGCTGAACGGGATCATCGACGCCATCGGCGTCTGA
- a CDS encoding GNAT family N-acetyltransferase — translation MGELRLEELSAGTIVAVNNMSLKPGQEEFLSPVSYGIAATVVNPQTSWQRVVLDDEEVVGFVSANFDPDFPQEHFQSVLWRINVDAGEQGRGVGRFAVEKLIDEARGRGMDHVSVIYEAGEGGPEAFFQRVGFTPVGETEYGEVVAEIRL, via the coding sequence ATGGGCGAACTGCGACTCGAGGAACTCTCCGCCGGGACCATCGTGGCGGTGAACAACATGTCCCTCAAGCCCGGGCAGGAAGAGTTCCTCTCCCCCGTGAGCTACGGCATCGCAGCGACCGTCGTGAACCCGCAGACGTCGTGGCAGCGCGTGGTGCTCGACGATGAGGAGGTCGTGGGCTTCGTCAGCGCCAACTTCGACCCCGACTTCCCGCAGGAGCACTTCCAGTCCGTGCTGTGGCGCATCAACGTCGACGCCGGCGAGCAGGGCCGCGGCGTCGGCCGCTTCGCCGTCGAGAAGCTGATCGACGAGGCCCGCGGGCGCGGCATGGACCACGTCAGCGTGATCTACGAGGCCGGCGAGGGCGGCCCCGAGGCGTTCTTCCAGCGCGTCGGCTTCACGCCCGTCGGCGAGACCGAGTACGGCGAGGTCGTCGCCGAGATCCGCCTGTAG
- a CDS encoding DUF559 domain-containing protein: MTAHFASTFTHPPAVQDLVAWVTASGGIAHRNAAVRAGHTVSTMRAAVRGGSLRKLRRDWIATADAPEDLCTAALNGGSLTCVSAARRRGWWVPDDAPADIHVRIAPHGASPATAGVTAHWTHRLAPPPGFGLMESIEDTLAHIATCLDAEGAQTVWDSAVKRERLDLGALRRVRWRTSPARTCAHRATDLADSGLETIAFLRLTSLGLPVRRQVEIAGRPVDLLVGERLVVQLDGFEFHASSAQRTKDVAFDAELTLRGYTVLRFTYAHVVHHWDEVERTIARAVAAGAHLIG; this comes from the coding sequence ATGACAGCGCACTTCGCCTCGACCTTCACTCACCCGCCTGCAGTGCAGGACCTCGTCGCGTGGGTCACCGCCTCGGGTGGGATCGCCCACAGGAACGCGGCGGTCCGCGCCGGCCATACGGTTTCCACGATGCGCGCGGCGGTCCGCGGCGGCTCCCTCCGCAAGCTGCGGCGCGACTGGATCGCCACCGCCGATGCGCCCGAGGACCTGTGCACGGCGGCGCTCAACGGCGGCAGCCTCACGTGCGTGTCCGCCGCCCGTCGCCGCGGCTGGTGGGTTCCCGATGACGCTCCCGCCGACATTCATGTGCGTATCGCGCCGCACGGCGCGTCTCCGGCGACCGCCGGCGTCACGGCGCACTGGACCCATCGGCTCGCGCCGCCGCCGGGCTTCGGGCTGATGGAGTCGATCGAGGACACCCTCGCTCACATCGCGACCTGCCTGGATGCCGAGGGCGCGCAGACGGTGTGGGACTCTGCGGTCAAGCGCGAGAGGCTCGATCTCGGCGCTCTGCGGCGGGTGCGCTGGCGCACGTCGCCGGCTCGCACCTGCGCGCATCGAGCCACTGACCTTGCGGATTCGGGTCTGGAGACGATCGCGTTCCTGCGGCTCACATCGCTGGGGCTGCCGGTGCGCCGGCAGGTGGAGATCGCAGGTCGCCCGGTGGACCTCCTCGTCGGAGAGCGCCTTGTGGTGCAGCTCGACGGATTCGAATTCCACGCGTCATCCGCGCAGCGCACGAAGGACGTCGCGTTCGACGCCGAACTCACCCTGCGCGGCTACACGGTGCTGCGCTTCACCTACGCCCATGTGGTGCACCACTGGGACGAGGTCGAGCGCACAATTGCCCGCGCGGTAGCCGCCGGTGCGCACCTGATCGGCTGA